The proteins below are encoded in one region of Vulpes lagopus strain Blue_001 chromosome 10, ASM1834538v1, whole genome shotgun sequence:
- the DDX28 gene encoding probable ATP-dependent RNA helicase DDX28 yields the protein MAVARPPRLLRLAAQWLCAPRRDLAGRGPEDPLPVVRIPRALQQRQSGRRSSPRLVLARPGPLLISARRRELSQPARLTLGRWERAPLASRGWKNRRSRRDHFSIERAQHEVPALRNLSSEGSFADLGLEPPVLRALKEAAPEVLRPTTVQSSTIPPLLRGRHILCAAETGSGKTLGYLLPLLQRLLGRPGLNPHSTPAPRGLVLVPSRELAEQVRAVAQPLGISLGLQVRELGGGHGMNRIRVQLSKQPPADVLVATPGALWKALKSHLVSLKQLSFLVLDEADTLLDESFLELVDYILQKSHIAEDPDDLKDPFNPKAQLVLVGATFPEGVSQLLSKVASPDSMTTVTSSKLHCIMPHVRQTFMRLKGAEKVTELVQILKQHDRAYRTGPSGTILVFCNSSSTVNWLGYILDDHKIQHLRLQGQMPASMRAGIFQCFQKGSRDILLCTDIASRGLDSTHVELVVNYDFPLTLQDYIHRAGRVGRVGSEVPGTVISFVTHPWDVSLVQKIELAARRRRSLPGLGPQ from the coding sequence ATGGCTGTGGCGCGGCCGCCGCGGCTGCTGCGGCTCGCGGCCCAGTGGCTTTGCGCGCCTCGACGGGACCTGGCGGGCCGCGGTCCTGAGGATCCCCTGCCGGTGGTTCGCATCCCGCGGGCTCTACAACAGCGGCAGAGCGGGCGACGGAGTTCCCCGCGGCTGGTGCTGGCGCGGCCTGGCCCGCTGCTCATCTCGGCGCGGCGGCGGGAGCTGAGCCAGCCGGCGCGCCTCACGCTGGGCCGCTGGGAGCGCGCGCCACTAGCTTCGCGTGGTTGGAAGAATCGGCGCTCGCGCAGAGACCACTTCTCCATCGAGCGCGCGCAACACGAGGTACCAGCGCTGCGGAACCTCTCATCCGAGGGCAGCTTCGCGGACCTGGGTCTGGAACCCCCAGTGCTTCGTGCGCTGAAGGAGGCTGCGCCTGAAGTCCTTCGGCCTACAACCGTGCAGTCCAGCACTATTCCCCCTCTACTTCGCGGCCGCCACATCCTTTGCGCCGCGGAAACGGGCAGTGGCAAGACTCTCGGATACCTACTACCTCTGCTTCAGCGGCTCCTGGGCCGGCCAGGTCTGAATCCCCACAGTACACCTGCTCCTCGAGGCCTCGTCCTTGTGCCTTCGCGAGAATTAGCGGAACAGGTGCGGGCAGTGGCCCAGCCCTTGGGCATCTCTTTGGGCCTCCAGGTGCGAGAGCTAGGGGGAGGCCATGGCATGAATAGGATCCGGGTGCAACTGTCCAAACAACCTCCAGCAGACGTACTAGTGGCCACTCCAGGAGCTCTGTGGAAGGCCCTGAAAAGTCACCTAGTCAGCCTGAAGCAGCTCTCCTTCTTGGTGTTGGATGAGGCAGACACACTATTGGATGAAAGCTTCTTGGAACTAGTGGACTACATCTTGCAGAAGAGCCATATAGCAGAAGACCCAGATGACTTAAAAGACCCCTTCAATCCCAAAGCTCAGTTAGTGCTGGTGGGGGCCACATTTCCCGAAGGTGTAAGCCAGCTGCTGAGTAAAGTTGCCAGCCCAGACTCTATGACCACCGTCACCAGCTCTAAGCTCCACTGCATCATGCCTCATGTTAGACAGACATTTATGAGGCTGAAGGGAGCAGAGAAGGTGACTGAATTGGTGCAGATCCTCAAGCAGCATGACAGAGCATATAGGACTGGCCCCTCGGGAACTATTCTGGTGTTCTGTAATAGCTCCAGCACTGTGAACTGGCTGGGATATATTCTGGATGACCACAAAATCCAACACCTAAGGCTGCAGGGACAAATGCCAGCCTCAATGAGAGCAGGTATCTTCCAGTGCTTCCAGAAGGGCTCCCGGGACATACTCCTCTGCACAGACATAGCCTCTCGGGGCCTAGACAGCACCCATGTAGAGCTAGTTGTCAATTACGATTTCCCCCTCACCCTGCAAGACTACATCCATAGAGCCGGTAGGGTGGGCCGTGTAGGGAGTGAGGTGCCTGGCACTGTCATCAGCTTTGTGACCCATCCCTGGGATGTAAGCCTGGTTCAGAAGATTGAGCTGGCAGCTCGTCGGAGGAGAAGTCTTCCAGGACTAGGTCCTCAGTGA
- the DPEP2NB gene encoding LOW QUALITY PROTEIN: DPEP2 neighbor protein (The sequence of the model RefSeq protein was modified relative to this genomic sequence to represent the inferred CDS: deleted 1 base in 1 codon), with amino-acid sequence MSDRIFYIHSNLSSVPWEGSIAATVAPISPPTPGHYHVLYRGCGETQVGWHGETYCLVGGYRTYGDAPVVTPAKVEAEKPISSRALQRHQKDLAESDKDLDCSSPQIWRLQRGGRRLTPQKLTG; translated from the exons ATGTCTGACCGGATCTTCTATATTCATTCTAACTTGTCCTCTGTCCCCTGGGAGGGCAGCATAGCAG CAACAGTGGCTCCCATTTCTCCTCCTACACCTGGTCACTACCATGTCCTCTACCGAGGCTGTGGAGAAACCCAGGTGGGCTGGCATGGAGAGACATACTGCCTGGTTGGTGGCTACCGGACCTATGGGGATGCTCCTGTGGTCACCCCAGCAAAGGTGGAAGCAGAGAAACCAATTTCCAGCAGGGCTCTCCAGAGGCATCAG AAAGACCTAGCAGAATCGGATAAAGACCTAGATTGCTCCAGCCCCCAAATCTGGCGATTGCAGCGTGGTGGCAGGAGGCTGACCCCACAGAAgctcactggctga